From one Planctomycetota bacterium genomic stretch:
- a CDS encoding DUF721 domain-containing protein: protein MREERKPAFAKAPAGGPAGPRRLGEVLTEVFRRSVRPRRRALGELALAWARAVGPEVARRSRPVGFRAGRLTVAFDSSALRQEVASFRAEEILRRLREEAPGTGISSLKCVLG from the coding sequence ATGAGAGAGGAGCGGAAACCCGCCTTCGCCAAGGCTCCGGCGGGGGGTCCCGCCGGTCCGCGGCGCCTGGGCGAGGTGCTGACCGAGGTGTTTCGGCGCTCGGTCCGTCCCCGCCGCCGGGCGCTGGGGGAACTGGCGCTGGCGTGGGCGCGGGCCGTCGGGCCGGAGGTGGCCCGGAGGTCCCGTCCGGTGGGTTTCCGCGCGGGCCGGCTGACGGTCGCGTTCGATTCGTCGGCCCTGCGGCAGGAGGTCGCTTCCTTCCGCGCGGAGGAGATCCTGCGGCGGCTCCGGGAGGAGGCGCCGGGGACGGGAATCTCCTCCCTCAAATGCGTCCTCGGGTGA
- the dnaN gene encoding DNA polymerase III subunit beta, with the protein MKVKCPRGQLAEAFAVAERVVPQRTTIPAITSVRLAASRDKSGGVLELACTDLEFGLKYAVSGADVREEGTLVLPAARMAGILREAGSEDVSIESDGNLAHVRLPDASFKVVGLDPADFPTVPVFDDRHAVRVPTEDLGTMIRKTQFAVSTEVVRYALTGQLFEVKGKEVRMVASDGKRLAYIKSRSSGKADGQKDIRVIVPTKTMNLLDRVLTEEDDHVALNVEETQIRFRTRRAMIFSRLIEGHFPDYEAVVPSNTDKKLAVSRETLLSAVRKSALMTTDKARAVKFALSKGRLTLFTRAQDVGEARVEIPAEYKDDDVEIVFNPDYVADYLKVVTDETVELHLKDRSSAGVFRAGKDYVYVLMPLAINL; encoded by the coding sequence ATGAAGGTCAAGTGCCCGCGCGGACAGCTCGCCGAGGCGTTCGCGGTCGCCGAGCGCGTGGTGCCCCAGCGCACCACGATTCCCGCGATTACGAGCGTCCGTCTGGCCGCCTCCCGCGACAAGTCGGGCGGCGTCCTGGAGCTGGCCTGCACCGACCTCGAGTTCGGGCTCAAGTACGCCGTCTCCGGCGCCGACGTCCGCGAGGAGGGCACCCTGGTCCTTCCCGCCGCCCGCATGGCCGGGATTCTCCGAGAGGCGGGCTCCGAGGACGTCTCGATCGAGTCCGACGGCAATCTCGCCCATGTCCGGCTGCCGGACGCCTCGTTCAAGGTGGTGGGCCTGGATCCGGCCGATTTCCCCACCGTTCCGGTCTTCGACGATCGCCACGCGGTGCGCGTCCCCACGGAGGATCTGGGGACCATGATCCGCAAGACCCAGTTCGCCGTGTCCACCGAGGTCGTCCGCTACGCCCTCACCGGCCAGCTCTTCGAGGTCAAGGGCAAGGAGGTGCGGATGGTGGCCAGCGACGGGAAGCGCCTGGCCTACATCAAGAGCCGCTCCTCCGGCAAGGCGGACGGGCAGAAGGACATCCGCGTGATCGTCCCCACCAAGACCATGAACCTCCTCGACCGCGTCCTGACGGAGGAGGACGACCACGTCGCCTTGAACGTCGAGGAAACCCAGATCCGGTTCCGTACCCGCCGGGCCATGATCTTCTCGCGCCTCATCGAGGGCCATTTTCCGGACTACGAAGCCGTGGTGCCGTCCAACACGGACAAGAAGCTCGCCGTGTCCCGGGAAACGCTTCTTTCCGCGGTCCGAAAGTCGGCGCTCATGACGACCGACAAGGCCCGGGCGGTCAAGTTCGCTCTTTCGAAGGGACGCCTGACGCTCTTCACGCGGGCTCAGGACGTGGGCGAAGCCCGGGTCGAGATCCCCGCCGAGTACAAGGACGACGACGTGGAGATCGTGTTCAATCCCGACTACGTGGCCGATTACCTCAAGGTGGTGACGGACGAGACGGTGGAGCTTCACCTCAAGGACCGAAGCTCCGCCGGCGTCTTCCGGGCGGGCAAGGACTACGTCTACGTCCTGATGCCTCTGGCCATCAATCTGTAA
- a CDS encoding small ribosomal subunit Rsm22 family protein → MDASLQTRIEQLLARYRRERGGSVAETARGVLELSAMFNGRVPLRRGYLASRRLRRAYVHYYLPANAEKILRVLREMDAYAPPGRPLRVLDFGCGPGTATIALLASGRPVSELWLVDVVDEALDDAEFFARALGASPRRAHEPPPGPFDLVLAAHVLSETDARLETLVAEDGYLVVVEPALRGAARRLMEWRDRRAAEGFRIAAPCLGEAPCPMLEHPDLWCHMDVPWARPSWIAEVDRRTGLSKESLKYAYAVLTRRGRTLADAAGRPCRRVVSNLHREKGKAWAWTCAPGSPLCRVEVLARRRGPETRDFFHARRGDLLRLETAGTAARPEGPVRAVRPGASSFTEPPPPV, encoded by the coding sequence ATGGACGCCTCGCTTCAGACCCGGATCGAACAGCTCCTGGCCCGCTACCGCCGGGAACGCGGGGGCTCCGTGGCCGAAACCGCCCGCGGAGTCCTGGAGCTTTCCGCCATGTTCAACGGCCGCGTCCCCCTGCGGCGCGGCTACCTGGCCTCCCGCCGCCTCCGCCGCGCCTACGTCCACTACTACCTCCCCGCCAACGCGGAAAAAATCCTCCGCGTCCTCCGCGAAATGGACGCCTACGCGCCGCCGGGCAGGCCGCTGCGCGTCCTCGACTTCGGCTGCGGCCCGGGAACCGCGACGATCGCCCTGCTGGCCTCCGGACGTCCCGTCTCCGAGCTCTGGCTCGTCGACGTCGTCGACGAAGCCCTCGACGACGCGGAGTTCTTCGCCCGCGCGCTCGGGGCCTCCCCGCGCCGCGCCCACGAGCCGCCGCCCGGTCCTTTCGACCTCGTCCTGGCCGCCCATGTCCTTTCCGAAACCGACGCGCGGCTCGAAACGCTCGTAGCCGAGGACGGGTACCTCGTCGTCGTCGAGCCCGCGCTCCGCGGCGCCGCGCGGCGCCTCATGGAATGGCGCGACCGGCGCGCGGCCGAGGGGTTCCGCATCGCCGCGCCGTGCCTGGGCGAGGCGCCGTGTCCGATGCTCGAGCATCCGGACCTCTGGTGCCACATGGACGTCCCCTGGGCGCGTCCGTCGTGGATCGCGGAAGTGGACCGGCGCACGGGCCTTTCCAAAGAGTCGCTCAAGTACGCGTACGCCGTCCTCACGCGCCGCGGCCGCACCCTCGCCGACGCGGCCGGCCGCCCCTGCCGGCGCGTCGTCTCCAATCTGCACCGCGAAAAAGGAAAGGCCTGGGCCTGGACGTGCGCCCCCGGAAGCCCGCTGTGCCGCGTCGAGGTTCTCGCGCGCCGCCGCGGGCCCGAGACGCGCGATTTCTTCCACGCCCGGCGGGGCGACCTCCTGCGCCTCGAAACGGCCGGAACCGCCGCGCGCCCCGAAGGCCCCGTCCGGGCCGTCCGCCCCGGCGCGTCTTCCTTTACTGAACCTCCGCCTCCGGTATAA